In one window of Fulvia fulva chromosome 5, complete sequence DNA:
- a CDS encoding Bifunctional protein RIB2, which translates to MTFDSLNHKQYLQLALDEACKSPPKPTNFCVGAALVSPSRNTRVLVTGYTLECPGNTHAEQSCFIKYAQSNGCGEDDLGDHLPTDTILYTTMEPCNKRSKGHAPCVDRILDLKRSDGSQAIKIVVVGVAEPETFVGVNDGKKKLQDAGIHVVHIPGLEEQILATATAGHTNGKEPAHHKRNESKNDIDNGVVGMNWNLSKVPSNVSKSKWGSGSTYTE; encoded by the coding sequence ATGACCTTCGACTCACTCAACCACAAGCAATATCTCCAGCTCGCACTAGACGAAGCGTGCAAGAGTCCGCCCAAGCCGACCAATTTCTGCGTAGGTGCAGCTCTGGTATCCCCCTCACGCAATACCAGGGTCCTGGTCACTGGCTACACCCTCGAGTGTCCCGGCAACACGCACGCCGAGCAGTCATGCTTCATCAAGTATGCACAATCCAATGGCTGCGGCGAAGACGACCTAGGCGACCATCTCCCCACAGACACGATCCTCTATACCACTATGGAACCCTGCAATAAGAGGAGCAAGGGCCATGCGCCTTGTGTTGACCGAATCTTGGATCTCAAGCGAAGCGACGGAAGTCAGGCCATCAAGATTGTCGTGGTTGGTGTCGCCGAACCAGAGACTTTTGTCGGTGTCAACGACGGCAAGAAGAAGTTGCAGGATGCTGGCATACATGTGGTACACATTCCAGGCCTCGAGGAGCAGATTTTGGCAACAGCAACAGCAGGTCACACGAATGGGAAAGAACCAGCACATCACAAGAGAAACGAAAGCAAGAACGACATCGACAACGGCGTCGTGGGCATGAACTGGAACCTTTCGAAAGTGCCCAGCAATGTCTCGAAGAGCAAGTGGGGTTCTGGCAGCACATACACCGAATGA
- a CDS encoding Tricarboxylate transport protein produces MKHDGPSTPAIVSVLAGGFAGAVEGAATYPFEFAKTRVQLREQKGQPTPKNPFKVVYQVYSREGLKALYKGCVPLVIGSVGKDGIRFLSFDTIKNTFKDPETGTLSPLRNLLSGMASGCVASITAVTPTERIKTALIDDARNEKRFNSATHCVKTILKDDGFLGLYRGFAGTTLKQAGATAMRMGTYNILKDFERTRDVPQNTLTNFANGSVAGIVTTLSTQPFDTIKTRCQSSRGASTVDAFNSIISDYGVKGFWKGTTMRLGRTVFSGGILFTTYEWAAAILNPAFLPKEVRGA; encoded by the exons ATGAAGCAT GATGGTCCATCGACACCGGCGATAGTATCGGTGCTCGCGGGTGGCTTCGCGGGTGCTGTGGAAGGAGCGGCGACATATCCCTTCGAGTTTGCAAAGACTCGAGTTCAGCTCCGCGAGCAGAAAGGCCAACCAACTCCCAAGAATCCGTTCAAGGTGGTCTACCAAGTCTACAGTAGAGAAGGTCTGAAGGCTCTCTATAAAGGCTGTGTGCCACTTGTCATTGGATCCGTCGGCAAAGATGGCATCCGTTTCCTGTCATTCGACACCATCAAGAATACCTTCAAGGACCCGGAGACCGGTACATTGAGCCCTCTTCGCAATCTACTGAGCGGAATGGCTTCGGGTTGTGTGGCCAGCATAACAGCAGTCACCCCTACCGAGCGAATCAAGACTGCACTCATAGATGATGCAAGAAACGAAAAGCGTTTCAACTCTGCAACGCACTGCGTGAAGACAATTCTCAAGGACGACGGCTTCCTTGGACTTTACCGGGGCTTCGCAGGAACCACGCTCAAACAAGCTGGCGCCACGGCCATGCGGATGGGGACGTACAACATTTTGAAGGACTTTGAGCGGACGAGGGATGTCCCGCAGAATACTCTGACCAACTTCGCGAATGGTTCAGTTGCGGGTATAGTGACAACTCTATCCACCCAGCCCTTTGACACTATCAAGACACGATGTCAGAGTTCAAGAGGAGCCAGCACAGTGGACGCGTTCAACAGTATCATCTCCGACTACGGCGTTAAAGGTTTCTGGAAAGGGACAACTATGCGCTTGGGTCGCACCGTCTTCAGTGGTGGTATCCTTTTCACCACATACGAATGGGCAGCCGCGATACTCAACCCAGCCTTCCTGCCCAAAGAAGTCAGAGGAGCTTAA
- a CDS encoding NADH-ubiquinone oxidoreductase, producing the protein MLSTPATKQALRAGATTSISKNAVRALSITTPAQAVSQDGQQKRGMATVQDAPPVHRHGGLQDQDRIFTNLYGHHGADLKSAMKYGDWYKTKEIIEKGHDWLISEIKASGLRGRGGAGFPSGMKWSFMNFKGWDDDTKPRYLVVNADEGEPGTCKDREIMRKDPHKLIEGCLVAGRAMNTTAAYIYIRGEFYHEAAVLQRAIQEAYQAGFLGKNACGSGYDYDVYLHRGMGAYVCGEETSLIESLEGKPGKPRLKPPFPAAVGLFGCPSTVANVETIAVAPTIIRRGGEWFNKFGRERNSGTKLFCISGHVNNPCTVEEEMSIPLRELIDKHCGGVIGGWDNLKAVIPGGSSTPILPKKICDDQLMDFDALKDSQSGLGTAAVIVMDQSTDVVRAIARLSKFYHHESCGQCTPCREGSKWTEQIMNRFERGQARAREIDMMQELTKQVEGHTICALGEAFAWPIQGLIRHFRPELEARIQGHAQKAGGEALAGGWQHDAVKKGMLISPGQ; encoded by the exons ATGCTATCTACACCGGCAACCAAGCAGGCCCTGCGCGCGGGCGCCACCACCTCCATCTCTAAGAACGCAGTCCGCGCCCTCTCCATCACAACACCCGCGCAGGCAGTATCGCAGGATGGCCAGCAGAAGCGAGGAATGGCCACCGTCCAGGATGCACCACCGGTCCACCGACATGGTGGTCTTCAGGACCAAGACCGCATCTTCACCAATCTCTACGGACACCACGGAGCAGACCTGAAGAGCGCGATGAAGTATGGTGACTGGTACAAGACGAAGGAAATCATTGAGAAGGGTCACGACTGGCTCATCTCGGAGATCAAGGCGTCAGGTCTGAGAGGACGAGGTGGTGCTGGTTTCCCGTCCGGCATGAAGTGGAGTTTTATGAACTTCAAGGGCTGGGACGATGACACCAAGCCACGTTACCTTGTCGTCAACGCCGATGAGGGTGAGCCCGGCACATGCAAGGATCGAGAGATTATGCGAAAGGATCCACACAAGCTTATTGAAGGGTGTCTTGTTGCCGGAAGAGCCATGAAC ACCACAGCTGCCTACATCTACATTCGAGGAGAGTTCTATCACGAAGCAGCAGTCCTGCAGCGCGCCATTCAAGAGGCATACCAAGCCGGCTTCCTCGGCAAGAACGCCTGCGGTTCGGGGTACGACTATGATGTTTACCTCCACCGAGGAATGGGCGCATACGTCTGTGGTGAAGAGACATCTTTGATCGAATCGCTCGAGGGCAAGCCAGGAAAGCCACGTTTAAAGCCTCCGTTCCCAGCTGCAGTCGGTCTTTTCGGATGCCCAAGCACAGTCGCCAACGTCGAAACCATTGCTGTTGCACCTACCATCATTCGGAGAGGCGGTGAATGGTTCAACAAATTCGGCCGTGAGCGAAACTCGGGCACCAAGCTCTTCTGTATTTCTGGACATGTCAACAACCCATGCACAGTCGAGGAGGAGATGTCGATTCCTCTTCGCGAGCTGATCGACAAGCACTGCGGTGGTGTCATTGGTGGATGGGATAATCTCAAGGCCGTCATTCCTGGTGGCTCCTCCACACCTATCCTACCCAAGAAGATCTGCGACGACCAACTCATGGACTTCGATGCGCTAAAGGACAGCCAGTCTGGTCTTGGAACGGCAGCAGTCATCGTCATGGACCAGTCTACCGACGTTGTTCGCGCCATCGCCCGTCTCTCGAAATTCTACCACCACGAGTCTTGCGGCCAATGCACACCGTGCCGAGAGGGATCAAAGTGGACCGAGCAGATCATGAACCGATTCGAGCGAGGCCAGGCGCGAGCACGGGAGATCGACATGATGCAAGAGTTGACGAAGCAAGTTGAGGGACACACTATTTGCGCCTTGGGTGAGGCGTTCGCATGGCCTATTCAGGGTCTGATTAGACATTTCCGACCAGAGCTCGAGGCAAGGATACAGGGTCATGCACAAAAGGCAGGCGGCGAGGCATTGGCCGGTGGCTGGCAGCATGATGCAGTTAAGAAGGGTATGCTTATCTCACCAGGGCAATAG
- a CDS encoding O-acetyltransferase PaAT-1 produces MLANLRSGPLSGWRQLLTLQTLIGYPSPITNSNGKLRETAWLDGLRGLAAFLVMIYHFNITFWNTFYVEAPFGSITIPDEKLGLPGGWQLWDFWRLPFLRLWMCSGHAQVSVFFVLSGIVLSWGPLGNIQAGRGEKVLESLGSATFRRWVRLYVPCFVIAGWEVCEMWVGWRDMGVVGRRGSFLAQFWDYLQANERFANPFLINRDAMNANHGYDWTMWTIPYEFSGSMLVFVVLLAVSRIREYGRRTMVLGGVVIYACLRAEWNFWLFATGMLIANYVRHAGGFEELTRNTSKRLHVTCIVMLIVGMLLAGMPSHSQFYTRPGYEWLRSIIPSNWLEIEGGTRFWWCWSGILFIFGACHVTGIRQFFEFSFMRYLGRVSYMLYLTHRIVLNVAGSTLRSVVYSFIGRKDVIDDNAEDGTILHPLFTFMGYIVLLSALIPMCLIVAHWTEMGIDKPSTKLARRIDDWFIGSPSREVVHQGENGSLLPSHTDATTQAAADIELLHTTNSDTVAPTSAR; encoded by the coding sequence ATGCTCGCCAACTTGAGGTCCGGCCCACTCTCTGGATGGCGCCAACTCTTAACACTCCAAACCCTCATCGGCTACCCATCCCCAATAACCAACAGCAATGGCAAACTCCGCGAAACAGCCTGGCTCGACGGTCTCCGCGGGCTTGCCGCTTTCCTTGTAATGATATACCACTTCAACATCACCTTCTGGAACACCTTCTACGTGGAAGCGCCCTTCGGCTCCATCACCATCCCCGATGAGAAACTCGGTCTTCCGGGCGGATGGCAACTTTGGGACTTCTGGAGACTACCATTTCTGAGATTATGGATGTGTTCCGGTCATGCGCAAGTCAGTGTGTTCTTTGTGCTGAGTGGGATCGTGCTGAGCTGGGGGCCGTTGGGCAATATTCAAGCCGGACGCGGGGAGAAGGTTCTGGAGTCCTTAGGGAGTGCGACCTTTCGACGCTGGGTGAGGTTGTATGTGCCGTGCTTTGTGATTGCGGGGTGGGAGGTTTGCGAGATGTGGGTTGGGTGGAGAGATATGGGGGTTGTAGGGAGGAGAGGCAGCTTTCTGGCGCAGTTTTGGGACTACCTGCAGGCTAACGAACGATTTGCGAATCCTTTCCTGATCAATCGGGATGCGATGAATGCGAATCATGGATATGACTGGACAATGTGGACGATCCCGTATGAGTTTTCGGGGAGTATGTTGGTCTTTGTTGTGCTGTTGGCAGTCAGTCGGATTAGGGAGTATGGAAGAAGGACGATGGTGCTCGGTGGTGTGGTGATCTATGCTTGTTTGAGAGCAGAGTGGAACTTCTGGCTTTTTGCCACGGGAATGCTGATTGCGAACTATGTCAGGCATGCTGGAGGCTTTGAGGAACTGACCAGGAACACGTCAAAGCGGCTGCACGTTACGTGCATTGTTATGCTGATTGTGGGAATGCTGTTGGCCGGCATGCCGTCGCATAGTCAGTTCTACACTCGGCCAGGGTACGAATGGCTGAGGAGCATTATACCTTCGAACTGGCTTGAGATCGAAGGCGGAACCCGATTCTGGTGGTGCTGGTCCGGCATTCTCTTCATATTCGGCGCTTGCCATGTTACTGGAATCAGGCAGTTCTTCGAGTTCTCATTCATGAGATACCTTGGCCGGGTCAGCTATATGCTGTACCTGACCCACCGTATCGTTCTAAACGTCGCAGGATCTACACTCAGGTCTGTCGTCTACTCTTTCATCGGACGGAAAGATGTTATCGACGACAATGCGGAAGACGGTACGATCTTGCATCCTCTCTTCACATTTATGGGCTACATCGTGCTGCTGAGTGCGCTTATACCCATGTGTCTCATCGTGGCGCATTGGACAGAGATGGGAATCGACAAACCCAGTACCAAGCTCGCGAGACGCATCGATGATTGGTTCATTGGCAGTCCCTCAAGAGAGGTCGTGCATCAGGGTGAGAACGGGAGTCTGCTTCCTTCTCATACTGATGCTACCACACAAGCCGCTGCAGATATAGAGCTCCTTCATACAACAAATAGCGATACAGTTGCGCCGACGAGCGCTCGATGA